A DNA window from Comamonas sp. 26 contains the following coding sequences:
- the ruvC gene encoding crossover junction endodeoxyribonuclease RuvC: MRILGIDPGLQTTGFGVIDMAGQRLSYVASGTIRTNKMELGDLPGRLKVLFDGISEVTSRYSPDCSAVEIVFVNVNPQSTLLLGQARGAALTALVNANLPVSEYTALQMKKAVTGHGRAAKNQIQEMVKRLLQLPGLPGTDAADALGLAITHAHAHAAMSLMAKSTDLQRKQHAMFKGGRVY; this comes from the coding sequence ATGCGAATTCTAGGAATCGACCCCGGTCTGCAGACCACGGGCTTTGGCGTTATCGACATGGCAGGCCAGCGCCTGAGCTATGTGGCCAGCGGCACCATACGTACCAACAAGATGGAGCTGGGCGATCTACCAGGTCGCCTCAAGGTGCTGTTTGATGGCATTTCGGAAGTCACTTCACGCTACAGCCCTGATTGCTCTGCGGTGGAAATCGTCTTCGTCAACGTCAACCCTCAGTCCACCCTGCTGCTGGGACAAGCACGCGGCGCGGCGTTGACGGCACTCGTCAACGCCAACCTGCCAGTGTCTGAATACACCGCCCTGCAGATGAAAAAGGCCGTGACTGGCCATGGCCGTGCGGCCAAGAATCAGATTCAGGAAATGGTCAAACGCCTGCTGCAACTGCCCGGCCTGCCCGGCACCGATGCCGCCGATGCACTGGGGCTGGCTATTACCCATGCTCACGCCCACGCAGCCATGAGCTTGATGGCCAAATCCACCGATCTGCAACGCAAGCAGCACGCGATGTTCAAGGGTGGAAGAGTTTATTGA
- a CDS encoding YqiA/YcfP family alpha/beta fold hydrolase — protein sequence MTTTHLLYLHGFRSSPQSNKARIMADYVSAKHPKVRWWCPQLPPSPRDAASLIAEGIANWPRQSMAVMGSSLGGYYASWVAQLARCKSVLINPAVNPARDLEKYIGEQASWHDPEEKFFFRPEYIDELRLLDTSSMTPAAPEMVLIAQGDEVLDWTEMSERYPHALQLVQEGGDHALSNFEEYLSCVEEFLALA from the coding sequence ATGACAACCACCCACCTGCTTTATCTGCACGGCTTTCGCTCCTCCCCTCAATCCAACAAGGCCCGCATCATGGCGGACTACGTCAGCGCCAAACACCCCAAGGTGCGCTGGTGGTGCCCACAGTTGCCGCCTTCCCCTCGCGATGCCGCGTCGTTGATTGCAGAAGGCATCGCCAACTGGCCGCGCCAGAGCATGGCCGTCATGGGCTCATCCCTGGGCGGTTACTACGCCAGCTGGGTGGCGCAGCTGGCCCGCTGCAAGAGCGTGCTGATCAACCCAGCCGTGAACCCGGCCCGTGATCTGGAAAAATACATTGGCGAGCAAGCCAGCTGGCATGACCCGGAAGAAAAATTCTTCTTTCGCCCTGAATACATTGATGAATTGCGCCTGCTCGATACCAGCAGCATGACGCCAGCAGCCCCGGAGATGGTTTTGATCGCCCAGGGCGACGAGGTACTGGACTGGACAGAAATGAGTGAACGCTACCCTCACGCCCTGCAACTGGTGCAGGAAGGCGGCGATCATGCCCTGTCAAATTTTGAGGAGTACCTGAGCTGCGTGGAAGAATTTCTGGCCTTGGCTTGA
- the aroE gene encoding shikimate dehydrogenase, with the protein MTATTDSYCVAGNPVAHSRSPWIHARFAELTGQQLGYERALVPLDGFATFVQDFAAAGGKGCNVTVPFKLQAAELATSASERVRLAGAANTLVFSASGIHADNTDGLGIVADITRNACIAIAGCDVLLLGAGGAAAGALGSLLEQNPRRIAVVNRTHARAQALVAQHAAIAALHKVELIALERKALEADLTQCFDIIINATASSLAGADVPAPASVLHARSLAYDMMYGPAAQNFLDWASSHGALARDGLGMLVEQAAESFSMWRGVRPPSAQVLAELRELLQTEPAR; encoded by the coding sequence ATGACCGCTACCACCGACTCGTACTGCGTTGCTGGCAACCCTGTTGCCCATAGCCGCTCCCCCTGGATTCATGCCCGCTTTGCCGAACTGACAGGCCAGCAACTGGGCTATGAGCGCGCACTGGTCCCGCTCGACGGCTTTGCCACCTTTGTGCAGGACTTTGCCGCCGCCGGTGGCAAGGGCTGCAACGTCACCGTGCCTTTCAAACTTCAGGCGGCCGAGCTGGCCACCAGCGCCAGCGAGCGTGTACGCTTGGCTGGCGCGGCCAACACCCTGGTCTTCAGCGCCAGCGGCATTCATGCCGACAACACCGATGGTCTGGGCATCGTGGCCGATATCACCCGCAACGCATGCATAGCGATTGCCGGGTGCGATGTGCTGCTGCTGGGTGCAGGTGGCGCAGCGGCTGGCGCTTTAGGCTCATTGCTGGAGCAAAATCCCCGCCGCATTGCCGTGGTGAACCGCACCCACGCCAGAGCCCAAGCACTGGTCGCCCAGCACGCCGCTATCGCCGCGCTACATAAAGTAGAGCTGATTGCACTTGAAAGAAAAGCGCTAGAGGCCGATTTAACCCAATGTTTCGACATCATCATCAACGCCACGGCCAGCAGTTTGGCCGGGGCTGATGTGCCCGCGCCCGCCAGCGTGCTGCACGCACGCAGTCTGGCCTACGACATGATGTATGGTCCCGCCGCCCAGAATTTCCTGGACTGGGCCAGCAGCCATGGCGCGCTAGCGCGTGATGGCCTTGGCATGCTGGTGGAACAAGCCGCTGAGTCCTTTTCCATGTGGCGCGGTGTGCGCCCGCCATCGGCTCAAGTACTGGCTGAGTTACGCGAACTGCTGCAAACCGAACCAGCGCGTTAA
- a CDS encoding energy transducer TonB yields MKLPSSLQRLSTLQLALGVSIAVHAVLLTIRFVDPENFERVFQDTPLEVILVNARANEIPDKAAAIAQTSLAGGGDAEKGRATSPMPYSALTAVGDDFEEKQRQLDAMEEQQHHLLTQLRQQVAALPPMDPRLNAENPAKESQEEKRLQLIKMLAEIEKRINTENARPKKRYISPATKEAVYAVYYDALRRKVEDKGTENFPENKGQKLYGELVLVMTVNHDGHVLSTEVVQGSGNRMLDTRAEAIARAAGPYGHFGPAMRTKADQIAVVSRFLFTRDQTLETSVQ; encoded by the coding sequence GTGAAACTGCCCTCCTCTCTTCAACGACTGAGCACGCTGCAGCTGGCGCTGGGCGTATCGATTGCCGTACATGCCGTATTGCTGACCATCCGGTTTGTAGACCCTGAGAACTTCGAGCGCGTGTTTCAGGACACGCCACTGGAAGTGATTCTGGTCAACGCCCGTGCCAACGAGATACCGGACAAAGCTGCGGCCATTGCCCAGACCTCGCTGGCCGGCGGCGGCGATGCGGAAAAGGGCCGGGCCACCAGCCCCATGCCCTACTCGGCCCTCACGGCGGTGGGCGATGATTTTGAGGAAAAGCAGCGCCAGCTCGACGCCATGGAAGAGCAGCAACATCACTTGCTGACCCAACTGCGCCAGCAGGTCGCCGCGCTGCCGCCCATGGACCCGCGCCTGAACGCAGAGAATCCGGCCAAGGAATCACAGGAAGAAAAGCGGCTGCAGCTCATCAAGATGCTGGCCGAGATTGAAAAGCGCATCAACACCGAGAACGCTCGCCCCAAAAAGCGCTACATCAGCCCCGCGACCAAGGAAGCCGTGTATGCCGTCTATTACGACGCGCTGCGCCGCAAGGTGGAAGACAAGGGCACAGAGAACTTCCCCGAAAACAAGGGCCAGAAGCTCTACGGCGAACTGGTCCTTGTGATGACCGTGAACCACGACGGCCATGTGCTGTCCACCGAAGTGGTGCAAGGCTCGGGCAACCGCATGCTGGATACCCGCGCCGAAGCCATTGCCCGCGCTGCCGGCCCCTACGGCCACTTTGGCCCGGCCATGCGCACCAAGGCCGATCAGATCGCCGTGGTCTCGCGCTTTCTCTTCACTCGCGACCAGACGCTGGAAACCAGCGTGCAATAA
- a CDS encoding ribonuclease catalytic domain-containing protein — protein MHALFEEAGKFLAGRILSEAESSAQVELDSGKRVKVKSANILLKFEKPAPAELMAQGQALASEIDLDLAWEFAPDEEFGFADLARDYFSESATLAQQAGALFCLFDAPHYFRRAGKGRFKKASAEILQQALAAIEKKKLIQAQIDGWAEELGRGECPQAIREQLYKILFKPDKNAPEYKAVVEASRATRMAPLDLLHRAGAIDSAYQFHWKRFLFDNFPKGTGFPALEAPQPPADLPLAEVKAFSIDDSATTEIDDALSVSGLGTGTVTVGIHIAAPGLAITPGSELDKLGRNRLSTVYMPGYKITMLPDEVVQIYTLDEGRANPAVSLYVTINEETLETTATETRLERVPVDVNFRYDKLDHIVTEEWLSDPSIEIENTPESLLNKRKELTFLQRWSKFLKANREVVRGKPENFSRPDYNFRLVGNDGAEPNGSEQVQISVRKRGAPLDLIVAEAAIVANSTWGLMLAEHGVPGIYRSQASLAPGMKVRMSTKALPHAGIGVKAYSWATSPLRRYVDLVNQWQIIACARHGKTAALAAPFKPKDAELFGIISSFDGAYSAYNGYQAGMERFWTLKYLEQNGITELTASVFKEGPNGSFLVRADNLPLVLPVLGAQNLPRGAHIRIKLGEIDEISLDITGTLIERLDASADAQAEGDDSGEDDDDTVAGPIAIAVDMNDAEAPAADKPQS, from the coding sequence ATGCACGCACTGTTTGAAGAAGCCGGCAAATTTCTGGCCGGACGCATCCTCTCTGAAGCCGAATCCTCTGCCCAAGTCGAACTGGACTCGGGCAAGCGGGTCAAGGTCAAGTCCGCCAATATCCTGCTCAAGTTCGAGAAACCGGCTCCCGCCGAGCTGATGGCCCAGGGCCAGGCACTGGCGAGCGAGATCGATCTGGATCTGGCCTGGGAATTTGCGCCCGATGAAGAGTTTGGCTTTGCCGACTTGGCGCGCGACTATTTTTCCGAGTCTGCCACGCTGGCACAGCAGGCCGGCGCGCTGTTCTGCCTGTTTGATGCACCGCACTACTTCCGCCGCGCAGGCAAGGGCCGCTTCAAGAAGGCGTCCGCTGAAATCCTGCAGCAGGCGCTGGCCGCCATTGAAAAGAAAAAGCTGATTCAGGCACAGATTGACGGCTGGGCCGAAGAGCTGGGCCGCGGTGAATGCCCTCAGGCCATTCGCGAGCAGCTTTACAAAATTCTGTTCAAGCCTGACAAGAACGCGCCTGAATACAAGGCCGTTGTCGAGGCCAGCCGCGCCACCCGCATGGCCCCACTGGACCTGCTGCACCGCGCAGGCGCCATCGACTCGGCCTACCAGTTCCACTGGAAGCGCTTCCTGTTCGACAACTTCCCCAAGGGCACGGGCTTCCCGGCTCTGGAAGCACCCCAGCCACCTGCAGACCTGCCTCTGGCCGAGGTCAAGGCGTTCTCCATCGACGATTCGGCCACTACCGAAATCGACGACGCCCTGTCCGTCAGCGGTCTGGGTACGGGCACTGTCACCGTGGGTATTCACATTGCCGCCCCCGGCCTGGCCATCACGCCCGGCAGCGAGCTGGACAAGCTGGGCCGCAACCGCCTGTCCACGGTCTACATGCCCGGCTACAAGATCACCATGCTGCCCGATGAGGTGGTGCAGATCTACACGCTGGATGAAGGCCGCGCCAACCCCGCCGTGTCGCTGTACGTGACCATCAACGAGGAAACGCTGGAGACCACGGCCACCGAAACCCGCCTTGAGCGCGTGCCCGTGGATGTCAACTTCCGCTACGACAAGCTCGATCACATCGTGACCGAAGAGTGGCTGAGCGATCCATCGATTGAGATTGAAAACACGCCAGAGTCCTTGCTGAACAAGCGCAAGGAGCTCACATTTTTGCAGCGCTGGTCCAAATTTCTCAAGGCCAACCGTGAAGTGGTGCGTGGCAAGCCCGAGAACTTCAGCCGACCGGACTACAACTTCCGACTCGTCGGCAACGACGGTGCCGAACCCAATGGCAGCGAGCAGGTGCAGATCTCCGTGCGCAAGCGCGGCGCGCCGCTGGACCTGATCGTGGCCGAAGCCGCGATTGTGGCCAACAGCACCTGGGGCCTGATGCTGGCCGAACACGGCGTGCCCGGCATTTACCGCAGCCAGGCCAGCCTGGCCCCCGGCATGAAGGTGCGTATGAGCACCAAGGCGCTGCCCCACGCCGGTATTGGCGTGAAGGCCTATTCCTGGGCCACCTCGCCGCTGCGCCGCTATGTGGACCTGGTCAACCAGTGGCAGATCATTGCCTGCGCCCGCCACGGCAAGACTGCCGCGCTGGCTGCCCCCTTCAAGCCCAAGGATGCTGAGCTGTTCGGCATCATCAGCAGCTTTGACGGTGCCTACAGCGCCTACAACGGCTACCAGGCCGGCATGGAGCGCTTCTGGACTCTCAAGTATCTGGAGCAGAACGGCATTACCGAGCTGACGGCCAGCGTCTTCAAGGAAGGCCCCAATGGTTCTTTCCTGGTGCGTGCCGACAATCTGCCCCTGGTGCTGCCCGTGCTAGGCGCGCAAAACCTGCCGCGTGGTGCACATATCCGCATCAAGCTCGGCGAGATTGACGAAATCTCGCTGGACATCACCGGTACGCTGATCGAGCGTCTGGATGCCAGCGCCGATGCGCAGGCCGAGGGTGATGACAGCGGCGAGGACGATGACGACACCGTGGCCGGCCCCATTGCCATTGCGGTGGACATGAACGACGCCGAAGCTCCTGCCGCCGACAAGCCACAGTCCTGA
- the lpxC gene encoding UDP-3-O-acyl-N-acetylglucosamine deacetylase: MLQQRTIKTISRAVGVGLHSGQRVELTLRPAQPDTGIVFRRVDLPEPVDIPISPEAVTDTRMASTIGTGGAKVHTVEHLMSAIAGLGIDNIYVDITAEEVPILDGSSSSFVFLLQSAGIELQKAPKRFIRIKSPVEVREGEGQSLKWARFGPYHGFKLRFEIDFAHPAVDSTGQCVEFDMGLDNYTRDIARARTFGFTKDVEMLRNNGLALGGGLDNAIVMDDYKVLNSDGLRYDDEFAKHKILDAIGDLYLIGKPILGAYSAFRSGHGLNNKLLRAMMAQPETWEIVTFESERQAPQGFALPAQAW, encoded by the coding sequence ATGCTTCAGCAACGCACCATCAAGACTATTTCCCGTGCCGTAGGCGTGGGCCTGCACAGCGGACAGCGTGTCGAGTTGACACTACGCCCTGCCCAGCCTGATACCGGCATCGTGTTTCGTCGCGTGGATTTGCCTGAGCCTGTGGACATTCCTATTTCTCCCGAGGCCGTTACGGATACGCGCATGGCGTCCACCATCGGCACCGGTGGTGCCAAGGTGCATACGGTGGAGCATCTGATGTCGGCCATTGCCGGTCTGGGCATCGACAACATCTATGTGGACATCACGGCTGAAGAAGTGCCGATTCTGGATGGATCATCTTCGTCCTTCGTGTTTTTGCTGCAAAGCGCAGGCATTGAGCTGCAAAAAGCCCCCAAGCGCTTTATCCGCATCAAGAGCCCGGTTGAAGTGCGCGAAGGTGAGGGCCAGAGCCTGAAGTGGGCGCGTTTTGGCCCTTACCACGGCTTCAAACTGCGTTTTGAGATCGACTTTGCCCATCCTGCCGTGGATTCCACCGGCCAATGCGTGGAGTTTGATATGGGGCTTGACAACTACACCCGCGACATCGCCCGTGCCCGCACCTTTGGCTTTACCAAGGATGTGGAAATGCTGCGCAACAACGGTCTGGCGCTGGGCGGTGGTCTGGATAACGCAATCGTCATGGACGACTACAAGGTCCTCAATAGCGATGGCCTGCGCTATGACGACGAGTTTGCCAAGCACAAGATTCTGGATGCCATCGGTGACCTGTACCTGATTGGCAAGCCCATCCTCGGAGCCTATAGCGCCTTCCGCTCGGGCCACGGCCTGAACAACAAGCTGCTGCGCGCCATGATGGCTCAGCCAGAGACTTGGGAAATCGTGACCTTCGAGAGCGAGCGTCAGGCTCCTCAAGGCTTTGCTCTGCCGGCGCAGGCCTGGTAA
- the ftsZ gene encoding cell division protein FtsZ yields MPIDMIETEEFNQGTQIKVIGVGGGGGNAVDHMIERSVQGVEFITANTDAQALLRSRAHRTIHLGGSGLGAGSKPEKGRESAELAVDDIRAAIEGAHMLFITAGMGGGTGTGASPVIARVAKEMGILTVGVVTKPFDWEGGRRMQNADNGLAELEANVDSLIVVLNEKLLDVLGDDISQDEAFAHANDVLKNAVGGIAEIINEYGHVNVDFEDVRTVMGEPGKAMMGTAKAAGPDRARIAAEQAVACPLLEGIDLSGAKGVLVLVTAAKGSLKLSESRLAMSTINAYASPDAHVIYGAAYDDSLGDEIRVTVVATGLSRPNVRRQNIQVVQGGLRTGTDNVAVGLPPIGGLDYGTANTNVPSVWRTNRTQASERVSALASGGMDDVEIPAFLRKQAD; encoded by the coding sequence ATGCCTATCGACATGATTGAAACTGAAGAATTCAACCAAGGCACGCAGATCAAGGTGATCGGCGTCGGCGGCGGTGGCGGCAATGCCGTTGACCACATGATTGAGCGCAGCGTGCAAGGCGTTGAATTCATCACTGCCAATACCGATGCTCAAGCTCTGCTGCGCAGCCGCGCCCACCGCACCATCCATCTGGGTGGCAGCGGCCTGGGTGCAGGCAGCAAGCCCGAAAAGGGGCGTGAGTCTGCTGAGCTGGCTGTGGACGATATTCGCGCTGCGATTGAAGGCGCGCACATGCTCTTCATTACAGCCGGTATGGGTGGTGGTACGGGTACCGGTGCATCGCCTGTGATCGCACGAGTGGCCAAGGAAATGGGCATTCTGACGGTGGGTGTGGTGACCAAGCCTTTCGACTGGGAAGGTGGTCGCCGCATGCAAAACGCTGACAACGGCCTGGCCGAGCTGGAAGCGAATGTGGACTCGCTGATCGTGGTGCTTAACGAAAAGCTGCTCGATGTGCTGGGTGACGATATCTCCCAGGATGAGGCTTTTGCCCATGCCAACGATGTTCTGAAGAACGCCGTGGGCGGTATTGCCGAGATCATTAACGAGTACGGCCATGTGAACGTCGACTTCGAAGACGTGCGCACCGTGATGGGTGAGCCTGGCAAGGCCATGATGGGTACCGCCAAGGCCGCAGGCCCTGATCGTGCCCGCATTGCTGCCGAGCAGGCCGTGGCTTGCCCACTGCTGGAAGGCATCGATCTGTCTGGCGCCAAGGGCGTGCTGGTGCTGGTGACAGCCGCCAAGGGCAGCCTGAAGCTGTCCGAGTCGCGTCTGGCCATGTCCACCATCAATGCCTACGCTTCGCCTGATGCCCATGTGATCTACGGCGCTGCCTACGATGACTCGCTGGGTGACGAAATCCGTGTGACCGTGGTAGCTACCGGCCTGTCGCGTCCCAACGTGCGCCGCCAGAACATTCAGGTGGTGCAGGGCGGTTTGCGCACTGGTACTGACAACGTCGCAGTGGGTCTGCCTCCAATTGGCGGTCTGGACTACGGCACGGCCAATACCAATGTGCCCAGCGTCTGGCGCACCAACCGCACCCAGGCTTCGGAGCGCGTGAGCGCACTGGCGTCTGGCGGTATGGATGATGTGGAAATCCCCGCATTCCTGCGCAAGCAGGCTGACTGA
- a CDS encoding RcnB family protein — protein sequence MSRLTSRILSASVAACLGLGSLAVQAQPGPPPGHGSQDMRHGGRHDDRGRNNDNQRRDDRRYDDRRADNRHDRRGAGPDHNWQRGYRVPPQYRSHHYVVNDWRGHHLSAPPRGYQWVQNGSDYLLIGIATGVIASMVLGGY from the coding sequence ATGTCCCGTCTGACCTCTCGCATTCTTTCCGCCTCCGTCGCTGCCTGTCTGGGTCTGGGGAGTCTGGCCGTTCAGGCCCAGCCCGGCCCGCCTCCCGGCCATGGTTCGCAAGACATGCGCCATGGTGGTCGCCATGATGACCGTGGCCGTAACAACGACAACCAGCGTCGTGACGATCGTCGTTATGACGACCGCCGGGCTGATAACCGCCATGACCGCCGTGGCGCAGGTCCCGACCACAATTGGCAGCGCGGCTACCGCGTGCCGCCCCAGTACCGCTCGCACCACTATGTCGTCAACGACTGGCGCGGCCACCACCTCTCTGCGCCTCCGCGCGGCTATCAATGGGTGCAGAACGGCAGCGACTATCTGCTGATCGGCATTGCCACGGGTGTGATCGCCTCCATGGTGCTGGGTGGTTATTAA
- the rodA gene encoding rod shape-determining protein RodA has product MSAIEFDKPSLLQRIVPLFRGFDFLLLLFIAMLAGAGLLAMYSAGFDHGTRFVDHGRNMLIAAGLLFLLAQIPPQQLMKVAVPLYAVGVALLVAVVLFGITKKGATRWVNVGVVIQPSEILKIATPLMLAWWFQRREGNLRASDFVIAFVLLMVPVGLIMKQPDLGTSLLVMAAGLSVIFFAGLPWKLIVPPVVLAVVGIFLIVWFEPQLCADGVSWYLLHDYQRTRVCTLLDPTRDPLGKGFHIIQGMIAIGSGGIWGKGFMAGTQTHLEFIPERTTDFIFAAYSEEFGLVGNLFIIVGFLLLVWRGLAIAMHANSLFGRLMAAAVAMIFFTYAFVNMGMVSGILPVVGVPLPFISYGGTAMVTLGLALGVLMSVSRAQRQLPGGDGHIPHG; this is encoded by the coding sequence ATGTCCGCCATCGAATTCGATAAACCCTCGCTGTTGCAGCGCATTGTTCCGCTGTTTCGCGGCTTTGACTTCCTGCTGCTTTTGTTTATAGCCATGCTGGCGGGGGCCGGGCTGCTGGCCATGTACTCGGCGGGCTTTGATCACGGTACGCGTTTTGTGGACCACGGGCGCAACATGCTGATTGCAGCGGGTCTGCTGTTTTTGCTGGCGCAGATACCGCCGCAGCAGCTGATGAAGGTGGCGGTGCCGCTCTATGCCGTGGGCGTGGCGCTGTTGGTCGCTGTGGTGCTTTTTGGTATTACCAAGAAGGGGGCTACGCGCTGGGTGAATGTGGGCGTGGTGATTCAGCCCTCTGAGATTTTGAAAATTGCCACGCCGCTGATGCTGGCCTGGTGGTTTCAGCGTCGCGAAGGTAATTTGCGTGCTTCAGACTTTGTCATTGCCTTTGTGCTGCTCATGGTGCCCGTGGGGTTGATCATGAAGCAGCCTGACTTGGGTACTTCGCTGCTGGTGATGGCTGCGGGCCTGTCCGTCATCTTCTTTGCGGGCCTGCCCTGGAAGCTGATCGTGCCGCCAGTGGTGCTGGCTGTGGTCGGCATCTTTCTCATCGTCTGGTTCGAGCCCCAGCTCTGCGCTGACGGCGTGAGCTGGTATCTGCTGCATGACTACCAGCGCACCAGAGTCTGCACGCTGCTGGACCCTACGCGTGACCCCTTGGGCAAGGGCTTTCACATCATTCAGGGCATGATTGCCATCGGCTCGGGCGGTATCTGGGGCAAGGGCTTCATGGCCGGCACGCAGACTCACCTTGAATTCATCCCCGAGCGCACCACCGACTTCATTTTTGCCGCCTACTCCGAAGAGTTTGGCTTGGTGGGCAATCTGTTCATCATCGTTGGCTTCTTGCTGCTGGTCTGGCGAGGCTTGGCGATTGCCATGCACGCCAACTCGCTGTTCGGTCGCCTGATGGCTGCAGCGGTGGCTATGATTTTCTTTACCTATGCCTTTGTGAACATGGGCATGGTCAGCGGCATTCTTCCCGTGGTGGGTGTGCCCTTGCCCTTTATCAGCTATGGCGGCACTGCCATGGTCACGCTGGGGCTGGCGCTGGGTGTGCTGATGTCGGTCTCGCGGGCGCAGCGTCAGTTACCAGGCGGTGATGGGCATATTCCCCATGGGTAA
- the mtgA gene encoding monofunctional biosynthetic peptidoglycan transglycosylase: MKAFARLLLLVLCAALLLQLFFVARIAVMAWLDPESTTYQRSEAWQLAHSEDGLRWRQQWVDYGKISSNLTRAVIASEDAGFIDHHGVQWDAIQKAWQRNAKAEAKAGQSDSGKPAKVYGGSTITQQLAKNLLLSGERNFLRKGQELVLAQLLELMLSKQRILEIYLNNVEWGHGVFGAEAAAQHYFRKSAAQLSASEAARLAAMLPAPKRFEKMPQSRYLAQRTRTIARYIPMVTAP; this comes from the coding sequence ATGAAAGCCTTTGCCCGCCTGCTCCTGCTAGTGCTTTGCGCAGCTTTGCTGCTGCAATTATTTTTTGTAGCACGTATCGCAGTCATGGCTTGGCTTGATCCGGAATCCACGACCTATCAACGCTCTGAAGCCTGGCAGCTGGCCCATAGCGAAGACGGTCTGCGCTGGCGCCAGCAATGGGTGGACTACGGAAAAATCTCCAGCAATTTGACGCGTGCAGTGATTGCATCTGAAGACGCTGGCTTTATTGACCACCACGGCGTGCAGTGGGATGCGATCCAGAAGGCCTGGCAGCGCAACGCCAAGGCCGAAGCCAAGGCTGGGCAGAGCGATAGCGGAAAACCAGCCAAGGTTTATGGCGGCTCCACCATCACCCAGCAGCTGGCCAAAAACCTGCTGCTGTCTGGTGAGCGCAATTTTCTGCGCAAGGGGCAAGAGCTAGTCCTAGCCCAGTTGCTGGAGCTGATGCTGAGCAAGCAGCGCATTCTGGAGATTTATCTCAACAACGTGGAATGGGGCCATGGCGTGTTTGGTGCCGAAGCTGCTGCCCAGCACTACTTTCGCAAAAGCGCAGCCCAGCTCAGCGCCAGTGAGGCAGCCCGGCTGGCCGCCATGCTGCCTGCACCCAAGCGCTTTGAAAAAATGCCGCAATCGCGTTATCTGGCTCAGCGCACCCGCACTATTGCAAGATACATACCGATGGTGACCGCCCCTTGA